The nucleotide window catttgttttcaacttttgaCTTTTAGGTAACGCCGCAACAGTTTCAAGGTTAATGACGTATtaaagcaaattattttagGAAGATTTTGACAACGTTGAGTATTAGCAAAGGAAAAATACAGTCCAGAAAAATGTTGATAAACAGTGACAAACCGATACCCATTTAGTTTGCCGAGAGACAATGCTGAACAAAAACTTTCACGTTTCAATTGAAAAAGGAAGTGACGTAAAGAGATGTGTAGTGCTTCCAAACCCCAAAACGGTCATTTTATAGttacaattatttatttaaccgTTACTATGTTTAATATTATGGTTACATAAATTGGCAgagaaataaagaaataaatatgACTTTGTTAAAAGGTAAAGACTAAagtatttgcattttttttcatactGTAGGAGTTGATGAGATGttgtcaaaaaagaaaaaagcattcGCAGCTTTAGTTACCATCGgtattttcttgattttttttcaaatgttattTTTCGATCGGCCTCTATTAAAGATTTATGGTCAGGTGAAACCTAGTGAAACTTTGGATCCAAATTCTCCTTATTATGGCAACATCTACCAAGACAGATATGGTCAGCCAGTCCGCAATGCCAGCATCTATACTAATGAAACGTATTATACAGACTGGAAGCAACATTTTCCGGAGATCATATTGTCaatggaaaaatacaaactcCAAAACCCTACCCACAACCCTAAAGCTTTTACCAAAAGCACTTCAACTGTAAGCTTAGAAAACTCGAAAGCAAATTTCAAAGTTGGTGATACGCTTGTTGCTCACATACAAGCTAAAGACGGATTtaatcaagataaaacatttggaGGTGATTACTTCAGAGCTAGGCTAATTTGTCGATCACCAAATGGAACAGTGACAGACGGAATTGCTTGTAAGATTGAAGACCATTTAAATGGATCTTACACTTTGCGAGTTCCGCTCCTGATGGCTGGCACGTTTACTTTGGAAGTCAAGCTGGTGATTCCAGTTGAAGGAATCGATTGGTTCATGAATTTTACTTCAATACACAACAATAAAGGACTAATCTATACGGCGACTCTACAAACAAAAGAAGAAGTGCAATGCAATATAGACTTAAATACTTACGACGGGtaaaaaccaaacatttttctttcattttttcaactCTTATACGTATATGaaacaaaatcattaaaaatatttcaagacaTTGAAAAGATTATGGATACGATTGGTGATATAGCCTATGCTTTAGAAGTTTgagtatttaaatatttattcataTGTAGTCATAGTTTTCTCCGCAGACTTGAAGGCAAGCTGAGCAgctccactgaacaggagcaagcaaGCCTTGCTCAAGGACGTTAAAGCAGTAGCGCAACTGGGTTTCGAACACGGAACACGCGCCACGTTGTTGCGGGGCCAGTAATCAATCTACTCGGCTGCCGAGCCGACAATAAATTCAGTCTCACTGCTTTGACAATGCTTTGACTATTAACAAACAAGACATTTGTATTAGGCCTACATATAGATAATAATTTGTATTTCTTTGCTCTTCTTGGCAGTTATGAAGACAAACTGATGTGCGACTACGGCAACCCAAGAGACGGAGAGCCTTGGTTCTGTCTGCTGCCACCTTCAGGAAAATGCTCACCAATAACTTATTTGGTTTGTAGGGAGTCTCATAGACAAAGTTTTCCAAAAGTATCTGACGGCATTGTACAAATTGAAGGATCAGGGCGACAAATAACTGTTTCAACGGAAACATTCAACTTTGATGCAACCAAAATGCATGCgccatttgtttatttacaccAAGGATATTGGATGAAGACGTTGAACTCAAAGCTAGTGACATTTAGAGAAGACTTTCGAAAGTGTCTTGAAAACACAAGCGTTTATATGTTTGGTGATTCGACAATGAGGCAGTTTTTCCAGGAACTTGCACGTATATTTAACTTAGCCATATCTGGTCCAGACAGCACTCATGTTTGGCAACAACCCAAAATCGCTCAAAGTAAAGACACTTCAAGCAACATCTCTTTTTATTACAGAGGCCATGGACCACCTTTTAGAAATCCAGGTCCTCCTAGTAGCCGACCTTATATAACTGATTCCATCGACAACATCAAAGTTGAAAGCGGAAGACAAGTTTATGTCATATTTACAATAGGATTACATCCTTTATTCTATGAACCTTCATTGTATATTCGTCGTTTGTCGGttatcaaaaaaacaattattcGGCATCACAAACTTTTCCCAAATACGATATTTGTGGTGAAAGGAATGAACGTAGTAGAATGGAATGAAGAATGGCTCATACTGAGGTATGAAGTGCTACTGCGAGATGCTTTCAAAAATATGCcaaatgtgttttatttaaaactatgGGACATGACCGTAGTGGCTCCGCTGTATCAAAGAAGTTCTAGCGCCGCAAGTGTTACTTTTGCTCGACCTTATGTGTAAAGCCTAGTGTTTTAGAATGCGTTAGTAAATtaactgtataataaaacaaacaaagattttaaagcattttttggtgtttgacgccacCTGAAATGGCTTTGATCGTTTCTTAACACTTTGGCTTCATGccagtttaatttttaactttgataAATACAATGTTGAATTTATTCAAGTCAGGGCTTCCTTTTCAGCAAAAACTTGATCTGTGTAAAAACACCACTAACTTTAGTGACTAATCAAATTGAAGCTTATTGTATTCCTACATatgcagtggtgggattcaaatattcTAACAACCGATTCTTTCATTAGCAGCATACCATATTGGTCCGGGGCCGATataacataggcctatacatgcGCTTGCTAAGATTCGCAGGGGTCATTAAAACTCCAATAACCGGTTTGCacgaaccggctgaatcccaccactgtaTATGTTCCAGAATTCACCgattttttaaactgttgGCAAGAATTTTGGGCTTTGAGGTTTGTCCTGCTTCAGCCTGCCCTTGATATGTTTGTGGTTGTAGGTAGAGAGAGTGCCCGTTGTTTGGTCTGAACGACTCCTTTTCAATGCATCAGATATTCTTTATTGCTGACAAACTGATCTGCGACAATCGTCTGCTTGGTGAAAATGATCTTGAAAATATGATCTGTTCTAAGCTTGGTGAGATCGGCGGGTGTCATCGCTTAGTTGGACTGATATCCAAAGTCGCCCACTGCCAAACTGGCCAGAGTAGCTCAACTACCTTCATCACCTACTTATAACTAAAGTAACCTACTTACCTTAGAACAACCTACCGTGCTTATCTACAAAGTAGGTCTAAACTAGCCTGGTCTTTTTACACTTACCTGAAACATATTCGCACGGTTAATAGTAGGCTACGCGAAATCGCTAAAACGATTTTCTACTGGTCTACTTTGTTGTGATTCCCGTGGGGCGTTGAAATAAACTCTGTAACTATATTTGTTGGTTCAGTCGCAGCATCACTTGCGTCCGAGTGTGTAAAGTTAATTTCCCCAAATATTTTACGTGATCGTTATCGGAACTGCGAAGTTCCTGTGCACCAGGGGTGGGatagaaaaatttaacaatcgTTTCTTTTAACATAAATAAATTGAAACTTCATTTTAGAACAAAATTCGACCATTTGTAGGCTATCCACACatcaatttaaacatttgtctACAAAGCGGCGTTTTTATGTTGACTTTAGTCATGTATAAGCTAAT belongs to Clavelina lepadiformis chromosome 6, kaClaLepa1.1, whole genome shotgun sequence and includes:
- the LOC143463501 gene encoding NXPE family member 2-like isoform X2, with the translated sequence MLSKKKKAFAALVTIGIFLIFFQMLFFDRPLLKIYGQVKPSETLDPNSPYYGNIYQDRYGQPVRNASIYTNETYYTDWKQHFPEIILSMEKYKLQNPTHNPKAFTKSTSTVSLENSKANFKVGDTLVAHIQAKDGFNQDKTFGGDYFRARLICRSPNGTVTDGIACKIEDHLNGSYTLRVPLLMAGTFTLEVKLVIPVEGIDWFMNFTSIHNNKGLIYTATLQTKEEVQCNIDLNTYDGYEDKLMCDYGNPRDGEPWFCLLPPSGKCSPITYLVCRESHRQSFPKVSDGIVQIEGSGRQITVSTETFNFDATKMHAPFVYLHQGYWMKTLNSKLVTFREDFRKCLENTSVYMFGDSTMRQFFQELARIFNLAISGPDSTHVWQQPKIAQSKDTSSNISFYYRGHGPPFRNPGPPSSRPYITDSIDNIKVESGRQVYVIFTIGLHPLFYEPSLYIRRLSVIKKTIIRHHKLFPNTIFVVKGMNVVEWNEEWLILRYEVLLRDAFKNMPNVFYLKLWDMTVVAPLYQRSSSAASVTFARPYV
- the LOC143463501 gene encoding NXPE family member 2-like isoform X1, with product MCSASKPQNGVDEMLSKKKKAFAALVTIGIFLIFFQMLFFDRPLLKIYGQVKPSETLDPNSPYYGNIYQDRYGQPVRNASIYTNETYYTDWKQHFPEIILSMEKYKLQNPTHNPKAFTKSTSTVSLENSKANFKVGDTLVAHIQAKDGFNQDKTFGGDYFRARLICRSPNGTVTDGIACKIEDHLNGSYTLRVPLLMAGTFTLEVKLVIPVEGIDWFMNFTSIHNNKGLIYTATLQTKEEVQCNIDLNTYDGYEDKLMCDYGNPRDGEPWFCLLPPSGKCSPITYLVCRESHRQSFPKVSDGIVQIEGSGRQITVSTETFNFDATKMHAPFVYLHQGYWMKTLNSKLVTFREDFRKCLENTSVYMFGDSTMRQFFQELARIFNLAISGPDSTHVWQQPKIAQSKDTSSNISFYYRGHGPPFRNPGPPSSRPYITDSIDNIKVESGRQVYVIFTIGLHPLFYEPSLYIRRLSVIKKTIIRHHKLFPNTIFVVKGMNVVEWNEEWLILRYEVLLRDAFKNMPNVFYLKLWDMTVVAPLYQRSSSAASVTFARPYV